Genomic window (Streptomyces yatensis):
GTGGGCGAGTGCATCGAGATCGACGGCGGGGCGGCCACGCACGCCGTGCAGCAGGGCCGCGGAGCGCAGCCGGCCCAGGAGCTCACGGGCCTGCCCGGGGGTGAGCGGGGCGAGCGCGAAGGCCACGTCGCGCAGCACCTCGGTGGTGACCCCGCCGAGGCCGAGCATGGTGACCGGCCCGAAGCGGGGGTCGCGCCGGACACCGACGATCAATTCGACACCGTCGCGCGGATCCGCCATGGCCTCGACGCAGTACCCCGGTGGAGACAGCCGCTCGGCCATGTCGGCCACGGCGGTGCCGACCGCCGAATCGCCTTCCAGCCCGAGCGCGACACCGCCGGAGTCGGACTTGTGCAGCAGGCCGAGCGCCTTGACCACGACCCTGCCGCCGATCTCGCGGGCCGCCTTAACGGCCTCGTCCACGGTCGTGACCAGGCGCGCCGCCGGGAAGTGCACACCCGCGGCGCGGATCAGCTCCCGTGCGCTCCAGTAGCCGTCGTCCGCCACAGGCGGCAGTGGGTCGGGCAGGGGCCGCAGCGCGGGGTCGGCGGGGGTGCGCCGGGCCAGCATCCCGAGGCTGCGTGCCGCTTCCTCGATGGCGCGGAAGACGGGGACACCGCGGCGCTGCAGTTCCTCGGCGGCGTCGCTGTAGGGGTACATGGTGTGAACGGCCACCGGTTTGCAGCGGTCGCGTACCAGCTCGCCCATCTCGGCGGCGGTCTCGATCTCGGAGGTGGCGAGGGCGGCGCTGTACTCGCCGTAGCCGCCGAAGTAGCCGGTGATCAGGACCGAGTCGGTGTCCGGTGCGTCGAGCAGATCGCCCAGCACCCGGGCGAAGGAGGTGACGTCCCGCTCACCCATGCCCGCGAGGTCCACCGGGTTGCCCACCCCCGCCGACGGCGTCAGATGGTCTCGCAGCCGCCGCGACAGCTCGGAATCGAACTCCGGTACGGACAACCCGTACCGCTCGGCCAGGTCACAGGCGACCGAGGCATGGCCACCGCCGTCGGCGAGCACCGCAACCCTGCGGGCGGGGGCCGCGCCGAACAGATGCAGCGCCTCCAGCAGGCTGGCCATCTGACGGGGGCTGGCCACCCGGTCGATCCCGGCGGCCCGGCAGGCCGCGTCGATCACCGAGCTGTCGCTGACCAGCGCCCCGGTGTGCGACTTGGCCCCGCGTACGGACGCCTCGCTGGCGCCGACAGTGAGCAGCACCACGGGCTTGCCCATCGTGGTGGCCTCGGCGGCCGCCCCCACGAAGTCGCGGCCGTCGCCGAAGTCCTCGCTGTACACCGCGATCAGCTTCGTCTCCGGGTGCACGGTGTAGGCCCGGATGAGATCGGCGACGGTGAGGTCGGCCTGGTTGCCGAGGGAGGCGAAGCGGGAGAAGCCGAGCCCCCGCTCGGCCAGGATCCGGCTGAGCTCCAGGGCCATGTTGCCGCTCTGCGAGATCAGGCCCACCGGGCCGGGCGGCAGGGGATTGGAGGAAAGATACAGTTCGCTGCCGCTGTCCAGGACGCCCAGGCAGTTGGGGCCCAGCAGCACGGCACCCGCCTCGCGCACCCGCCGGGCCAGCGCCTTCTGCCGCGCCTCGCCCTCGATGCCGAGTTCCGCGAAGCCCGCGGTGATGCCGACGATGGCACGTGCCCCGGCGGCGAGCGCGTCCTCGACCGCCGATTCGAACCCGGCCGCCGGAACGGCGATCACCGCGAGGTCGGCGCGCTGGGGGAGTTCGGCCATGGAGCGGTAGGCACGCTCGCCGAGCACCGGCTCACCACGGCGGTTGATCAGGTACACCGGGCGCCGCTGCCGCATGCGCAGCGCCTGCACACTGATCCAGTTGCCCCATTTGGTCTGGTCGTTGCTGGCTCCGATGACGGCGACCGCGTTCGGTGAGAACAGCGGTCCGAGATCGCGTTCCGGAACGCGCCGCTCAGTGGCGGAGAGGGTCATGGGTGGTCCTTAGGGGACGAGTCCGGCGTGGGGAGGTCGGGTTCCGGTGTGGCGAGGCCGGGCACGGGGTGCCCGGCGCCCCAGGCGTCCGCTCCGCCGTCGACCACAACGGTGGTGCCGGTGACGTAGGAGCCCTGGGGGGAGGCGAGGAAGGAGATGAGCCCGGAGACGTCCTCGGGCCGGCCGAGTCTGCCCAGCGGCACCGACCGCTCCCAGCGTTCCCGGTCCTCCGGTGTGTAGTGGTCGTCCAGGCCCCCGGTGGCGATGGTGCCGGGGGCCACGCACACGGTGCGGATGCCGTACCGGCTCCACTCCAGGCTGAGCCCGGCCGCCAGGTTCTCCACCGCGGCCCGTGCGGAGGCGGCATGGGCGAAGCCGGGTATGCCGCGGCGCGGAGAGAAGGCGATGAAGAACACGGCGCCGGAGCGCTGTGGAATCATCGCCCGGCGGGCGACCTCCCGGGTCATCGCCCAGGTGGCGTCGACGGCGAGCCGGTGCACGGCCCGCCAGCCGCCCGGGCTGATCTCCTCGGCGGGCGCAGTGAACTGTCCGCCCGCGTTGTTGACCAGGACATCGACGCGGCCGAACGCCTCGAGTGCGTGGTCGACGACCCTGGTGACACCGCCCTCCTCGCGGATGTCCGCGGACACCGTGACGCAGGAGCCGCCGAGGGCCTCGATCTCCTCGGCGACCTCCGCCAGGGGCTCCGGGCGGCGCCCGCAGACCACGACGCGCGCTCCGCCGGCGGCCAGGTCCAGTGCGGTGGCCCGGCCGATGCCGGTGCCTCCGCCGGTCACCAGGGCGACCTTGCCGGTGTGGACATCCGGCCGTAGTCCGCTGCCCGGCGGCGCGGGTTGATCAGTCCGCACAGAGCCTCCTCGATCTGTGAGCCAAAGGTTTGACTGATGCGTCAGTTAGCCTTCCGACCGAGACCGGCGTCAAGGGGGTACGGCGAGAAAATTCCCAGGGAAGAACGGGAGTTCACCGTGTTCGCGGGACTTGCCGAGGAGTTGACGCTTCGGTCAGAATGACCGAACGCTGAGCGCCATGACCGGACGCTGAGCCCTGGCGCGGACGGGGAGCCAGGACCGAGGAATGGAGAGACGATGTGAGCACCGGCACGAAGACGGAGCCCAGGACCGACGAAGACCGCAGGGCGAGGATCCTCGACGCCACGTGGCAGCTGATCGCCGAGCGTGGCTTCCACGCCGTGCGCATCTCCGACATCGCCAAGGTCTGCGGCACCAGCACCGGCACGGTGCACTACTACTTCCCGGGGAAGAACGACGTACTGGCAGAGGCCCTCAAGTACTGCGTCGACCGGGCGTTCGCGCGCCAGTCCACCCAGCTGCGCGCCGTTCACAACGCACACGAGCGGCTGCTGAAGCTGATCGACATGCAGCTGCCACGGGTCGGCCAGGTCCGGGACGAGTGGGCCATCTGGCTGCAGTACTGGGCCGAGGCCACCATCCGCCCCGAGTTCCGCCCCGCCCACAACGAGTACTACGCACGCTGGCAGGAGACCGTCCGCCGGATCGTGCAGCGCGGCCAGCGGCAGGGAGTCTTCCGCGCGGACGCCGACCCGCACGTCGTCGCACTGCGGCTGACCGCGCTCACCGACGGCGCGGCGATCCAGGTGCTGACCGGAGTGCCC
Coding sequences:
- a CDS encoding acetate--CoA ligase family protein encodes the protein MTLSATERRVPERDLGPLFSPNAVAVIGASNDQTKWGNWISVQALRMRQRRPVYLINRRGEPVLGERAYRSMAELPQRADLAVIAVPAAGFESAVEDALAAGARAIVGITAGFAELGIEGEARQKALARRVREAGAVLLGPNCLGVLDSGSELYLSSNPLPPGPVGLISQSGNMALELSRILAERGLGFSRFASLGNQADLTVADLIRAYTVHPETKLIAVYSEDFGDGRDFVGAAAEATTMGKPVVLLTVGASEASVRGAKSHTGALVSDSSVIDAACRAAGIDRVASPRQMASLLEALHLFGAAPARRVAVLADGGGHASVACDLAERYGLSVPEFDSELSRRLRDHLTPSAGVGNPVDLAGMGERDVTSFARVLGDLLDAPDTDSVLITGYFGGYGEYSAALATSEIETAAEMGELVRDRCKPVAVHTMYPYSDAAEELQRRGVPVFRAIEEAARSLGMLARRTPADPALRPLPDPLPPVADDGYWSARELIRAAGVHFPAARLVTTVDEAVKAAREIGGRVVVKALGLLHKSDSGGVALGLEGDSAVGTAVADMAERLSPPGYCVEAMADPRDGVELIVGVRRDPRFGPVTMLGLGGVTTEVLRDVAFALAPLTPGQARELLGRLRSAALLHGVRGRPAVDLDALAHTIAVITEVAAAHPEISELEVNPLLATPRGCQGLDARIVLG
- a CDS encoding TetR/AcrR family transcriptional regulator translates to MSTGTKTEPRTDEDRRARILDATWQLIAERGFHAVRISDIAKVCGTSTGTVHYYFPGKNDVLAEALKYCVDRAFARQSTQLRAVHNAHERLLKLIDMQLPRVGQVRDEWAIWLQYWAEATIRPEFRPAHNEYYARWQETVRRIVQRGQRQGVFRADADPHVVALRLTALTDGAAIQVLTGVPGMTIGTMRELLVDFVHQELVADAH
- a CDS encoding SDR family NAD(P)-dependent oxidoreductase; the protein is MRTDQPAPPGSGLRPDVHTGKVALVTGGGTGIGRATALDLAAGGARVVVCGRRPEPLAEVAEEIEALGGSCVTVSADIREEGGVTRVVDHALEAFGRVDVLVNNAGGQFTAPAEEISPGGWRAVHRLAVDATWAMTREVARRAMIPQRSGAVFFIAFSPRRGIPGFAHAASARAAVENLAAGLSLEWSRYGIRTVCVAPGTIATGGLDDHYTPEDRERWERSVPLGRLGRPEDVSGLISFLASPQGSYVTGTTVVVDGGADAWGAGHPVPGLATPEPDLPTPDSSPKDHP